The Phalacrocorax aristotelis chromosome 2, bGulAri2.1, whole genome shotgun sequence region GAcaccaaaaattaattttaactgcaCTTCAGTGCAATTAATATGTAGGCTCAAACTATCAGTTGCTATTAGAAGTGAAGTTTCAAGGGTAACTTTTCAGTACCTGTATCAGGTTATGCAGATAAAAGCAGTAGTTAGTACTAAAcgtctaaaaatgtttttagaaagtAACATGAGTATTTTAGCTGTGAGGAGCAGAGTGTGTTAGGTGAAGGGGCTGTTTTAGTTCAGAATGCTAAAAATTGAGatctaaaattatttgcttaattCTAGAAGGTAACAAAGGTAACATTTGTGCAAAGCAAGATAAGGAAAACCTTTTAAAGTAGAAGAatagaaagcaatttaaaatttgaGAATTTCAAGTGGCGTTGGAGTAATTAGGAATCAgattattaaaatacaatttgtttactcttcttgtttttctctctatAGAAACCTCAGCCACACTTCAGCAAAATGCAGCGGAGTCTACTACACGCTGCGTCTCAGCTGGCACATGGGACATGTTTGGTTTTTCCTCGCGCTAGTatctttcagtgcttaaaaggacaatcagtatTGTCTAATGTTGGATGCAAAGTGATTATGGCACTGGACTCCCCTAAACGATGTCTTCATGCAGGTGCCGCACGctttgctgcaaagaaaagtGCTTTTTCATCACAGCCAGCAGACGCTCCTCACAAAGTACCAGAAGAGAGAAATCCTTTGGCTTCAGCCACTGATACCCCCAAGCAGAGCCCTGTAGAGTCAGGTTCTTCAGATCCTGATCCATTACAAGACAAATCAATTAGTCTCGTTCGGAGAttcaaaaaaacttttaaacagTATGGAAAAGTCATGATTCCAGTGCATCTTCTGACTTCCACTGTATGGTTTGGATCCTTT contains the following coding sequences:
- the FAM210A gene encoding protein FAM210A, whose protein sequence is MQRSLLHAASQLAHGTCLVFPRASIFQCLKGQSVLSNVGCKVIMALDSPKRCLHAGAARFAAKKSAFSSQPADAPHKVPEERNPLASATDTPKQSPVESGSSDPDPLQDKSISLVRRFKKTFKQYGKVMIPVHLLTSTVWFGSFYYAAMKGVNVVPFLELIGLPDSIISILKNSQSGNALTAYALYKIATPARYTVTLGGTSITVKYLRKSGYMSTPPPVKEYLQDRMEETKDKITEKMEETKDKITEKMEETKDKITEKIQETKDKVSFKKIKD